A region of Campylobacter suis DNA encodes the following proteins:
- a CDS encoding EI24 domain-containing protein, producing the protein MQIYNLFLLSLHDFWTKKFIMLSILPLICSVIVLGVGFFWASSELKDVLSQALNSGDFGFFDLSAYPMIMSVISHGTVSWVLSATLYALGTYFMLMLSIVVALGIAGFLTPVVANEINARHYRAKFTPISTAKSLRLMGVVGLKFLGLLIICLPFMFVPVINFIAINVPFFYIYAKLLLIDVGSNTISEAKFKLLWLDNGGFKFLFFAFCFYIISLVPLLGLLFQLFFIIFLSHLFFQVEAATRF; encoded by the coding sequence ATGCAAATTTATAACCTTTTCTTGCTATCTTTGCATGATTTTTGGACGAAAAAATTTATCATGCTTAGTATTTTGCCGCTTATTTGTAGTGTTATCGTGCTTGGAGTCGGGTTTTTTTGGGCTAGTTCTGAGCTTAAAGATGTGCTTTCTCAGGCACTTAATAGCGGAGACTTTGGGTTTTTTGATCTTAGCGCATATCCGATGATCATGAGCGTTATTAGCCACGGGACTGTTAGCTGGGTCTTAAGTGCTACGCTTTATGCGCTTGGCACTTACTTTATGCTTATGCTTAGCATTGTAGTTGCCCTTGGTATAGCTGGGTTTTTAACGCCAGTTGTTGCAAATGAGATAAATGCCCGCCATTACAGGGCAAAATTTACGCCCATTAGCACGGCTAAAAGTTTGAGACTTATGGGAGTTGTGGGTCTTAAATTCCTTGGTCTTTTGATTATTTGTTTGCCTTTTATGTTTGTGCCAGTTATAAATTTTATCGCTATAAATGTCCCATTTTTTTATATCTACGCTAAGCTTTTGCTTATAGATGTCGGCTCAAATACCATAAGTGAGGCAAAATTTAAACTACTTTGGCTGGATAATGGCGGGTTTAAATTTTTGTTTTTTGCCTTTTGTTTTTACATTATCTCGCTTGTGCCACTGCTTGGACTACTTTTTCAGCTCTTTTTTATCATATTTTTATCACATTTATTTTTTCAAGTAGAGGCTGCAACTCGTTTTTAA
- the ciaB gene encoding invasion protein CiaB: MNNFKRLNELVAEKKTKINEIYKNLNSDTIKEALKICALNGSNSERIALARRIVDLKVDPLENELKRLGRNEAEILNTKRAMYEFVRKFYEQSHAELIKMAKDEQILDKFYIALLDGMHEIGLLLNAWQVRWEEQILDTTNAEFKQRFKTLDEALEFIDKNELFQLDEDGRRADRTYGAVVKTGEKFEFAAYAVAFKSDVAKIKEAFEKMIKELRNFSQNDEYEAYINYFDALKNAFCQSDNSRVIPAWQAAEVAWMSVKSELQPGHPLEYYEDAYTHAVALEWDIRLAGASDVDGDKFKQNIIASYEKICQNIGVKNERMNAQVCKNVNRTQLYISVPMIYYGAELNGLFSAQVVPNDESVSARCGKKIFAFIEHVYASAKAKPFMRLSGEIFSQEFLDFGREILFLKPKTWKKVYEISTIGHEFGHILFIDKDTETMMNKGGLFKFIEEYKATTGGLVNFFLHEASEYKMAVFHDLIARAVGLIAWMKVDEVRAYYCEGLIHLSLLFECGVLEFDNGILSVDFTQTGYEKFKEICLKNYESLARHYSDKKEAGEFLSKFCEPNGTTYLPQNAKAKAFVRHYYARYEDIGNEVDESGEWAKWQQRASEL; the protein is encoded by the coding sequence ATGAATAATTTTAAAAGACTTAATGAGCTTGTAGCTGAAAAAAAGACAAAGATAAATGAAATTTATAAAAACTTAAACTCTGACACTATAAAAGAAGCATTAAAAATTTGTGCTTTAAATGGTAGTAATTCAGAGCGTATAGCTTTGGCTCGTCGTATCGTTGATTTAAAGGTTGATCCGCTTGAAAATGAGCTAAAAAGGCTTGGGCGAAATGAAGCTGAAATTTTAAATACCAAAAGAGCGATGTATGAATTTGTGCGTAAATTTTATGAGCAAAGCCATGCAGAGCTTATAAAGATGGCAAAAGATGAGCAAATTTTAGATAAGTTTTATATCGCTTTGCTAGATGGCATGCATGAGATAGGGCTTTTGTTAAATGCTTGGCAAGTGCGCTGGGAGGAGCAAATTTTAGATACTACAAATGCTGAGTTTAAGCAGCGATTTAAGACGCTTGATGAGGCTTTAGAGTTTATCGATAAAAACGAGCTTTTTCAGCTTGATGAAGATGGCAGGCGAGCCGATAGAACTTACGGGGCTGTTGTAAAAACTGGCGAAAAATTTGAGTTTGCTGCATATGCTGTGGCTTTTAAAAGTGATGTGGCAAAGATAAAAGAGGCTTTTGAAAAGATGATAAAAGAGCTTAGAAATTTTAGCCAAAACGATGAGTATGAAGCGTATATAAACTATTTTGACGCTTTAAAAAATGCCTTTTGCCAGAGCGATAATAGTCGCGTTATACCAGCATGGCAGGCTGCAGAAGTGGCTTGGATGAGTGTAAAATCAGAGCTTCAACCAGGTCATCCGCTGGAGTATTACGAAGATGCTTATACGCATGCTGTTGCGCTTGAGTGGGATATAAGGCTAGCTGGCGCTAGTGATGTTGATGGGGACAAATTTAAGCAAAATATCATAGCTTCATATGAGAAAATTTGCCAAAATATCGGTGTAAAAAACGAGCGTATGAATGCGCAAGTTTGCAAAAATGTAAATCGCACTCAGCTTTATATTAGTGTGCCGATGATTTATTATGGTGCGGAGTTAAATGGGCTTTTTAGCGCGCAGGTTGTGCCAAATGACGAGAGCGTTAGCGCAAGATGTGGTAAGAAAATTTTTGCCTTCATAGAGCATGTTTATGCCAGTGCAAAGGCGAAGCCTTTTATGCGCTTATCGGGCGAGATATTTAGCCAAGAATTTTTAGACTTTGGCAGAGAAATTTTATTTTTAAAGCCAAAAACTTGGAAAAAAGTCTATGAAATTTCTACTATCGGTCATGAGTTTGGACATATCCTTTTTATCGACAAAGATACTGAAACTATGATGAATAAAGGCGGTTTGTTTAAATTTATAGAAGAGTATAAAGCTACAACTGGCGGGCTTGTAAATTTCTTTTTGCATGAAGCAAGCGAGTATAAGATGGCGGTTTTTCACGATCTTATCGCGCGGGCAGTTGGTCTTATCGCTTGGATGAAAGTTGATGAGGTTAGGGCTTATTATTGCGAAGGTTTGATACATTTAAGTTTGCTTTTTGAGTGCGGTGTTTTAGAGTTTGATAATGGTATTTTAAGTGTTGATTTTACTCAGACTGGATATGAAAAATTTAAAGAAATTTGCCTTAAAAACTATGAAAGTTTAGCTAGGCATTACAGTGATAAAAAAGAAGCTGGCGAGTTTTTGTCTAAATTTTGTGAGCCAAATGGTACAACTTATTTGCCACAAAACGCTAAGGCTAAAGCCTTTGTGAGGCACTACTACGCACGCTATGAAGATATTGGTAATGAAGTTGATGAGAGTGGGGAGTGGGCTAAGTGGCAACAAAGGGCGAGTGAGCTATAA
- a CDS encoding putative bifunctional diguanylate cyclase/phosphodiesterase, translating to MTKVNPYFKTIASVIVVSLFVLYAYHIHIDEEEIVIRLSAVFNFCVAGVILVQILRNGFVKSYWLAIFWMIFTWAIADILYAVLNWEDSRDDFWMQTAYAVPIFCLFWAFVRMYISYVKFINPVQASIDTETVFITAVAFILSVFLNDGFITDVSNVRFLYNLFYLFNDVFIFVLVFFMLFSIKNSNECKSFYTLLIAVLFYAIYDIFYSFGDILGYDFDNDYGDLGFGVVFMMMMIASFYLKPNEHKLVIVKDSAGISILKKSSILIFVIVVKLFFGADIDYIYAAAMLCVTLFYATITFHVTNIAQTKELIEEYRKNKDDIKELIKKRKEDLVQKYNTLSDTSKYDYLTQAYNRPFFLKQLNEMINTMDMGEEVSVYNIDLNRFKFINDTYGHYAGDEVLIRLVSNIKEILPKNGIVGRFSGDFIVIATKIKAKENDYIQFCNKILKQIRTPIMVDGRRIYLNASIGISNTQTSHIKTDDLLAHSQEALSYAKESISLSYVVYDEKIGLKNLQKQHLEILLENANFENEFKLYYQPQYEINYRQLKGAEVLLRWISPIKGFVSPGVFIPIAEESQMISKIGYFVAKNAMKRTAEINKKYGLDLKISINVSPRQLEDMNFVPTMFEYMSEFDIKPEHICFEITEMSLMESDEIMKEALLQFKERGIDVALDDFGTGFSSLSYISKYAIDKIKIAKELVDNIVLNEAEREVVRAIIVMAKNLGIKTIAEGVETEAQVQVLRQLGCEEIQGYFWGKPLSEDDFITLIRGYSRLL from the coding sequence ATGACAAAGGTTAATCCGTATTTTAAAACTATCGCTTCTGTCATAGTTGTATCTCTTTTTGTACTTTATGCTTATCACATTCATATAGATGAAGAAGAGATAGTCATACGCCTATCTGCTGTTTTTAACTTCTGTGTGGCTGGCGTTATCTTAGTGCAAATTTTGCGTAATGGCTTTGTGAAAAGTTACTGGCTGGCAATATTTTGGATGATATTTACATGGGCGATAGCTGATATTTTGTACGCCGTGCTTAACTGGGAAGACTCGCGAGATGACTTTTGGATGCAAACAGCGTATGCTGTGCCCATATTTTGCCTATTTTGGGCATTTGTAAGGATGTATATATCTTATGTAAAATTTATTAATCCAGTCCAAGCTAGCATAGATACAGAAACGGTTTTTATAACAGCTGTTGCCTTTATACTTTCAGTTTTTTTAAATGATGGTTTTATTACAGATGTTTCAAATGTGAGATTTTTATATAATTTATTTTATCTTTTTAACGATGTTTTTATCTTTGTTCTTGTGTTTTTTATGTTATTTTCTATAAAAAATTCAAACGAATGCAAATCCTTTTATACTCTACTTATCGCCGTTCTTTTTTATGCTATTTATGATATTTTCTACTCGTTTGGCGATATTTTAGGATATGACTTTGACAACGACTACGGTGATCTTGGCTTTGGTGTAGTTTTTATGATGATGATGATAGCGTCGTTTTATTTAAAACCAAATGAGCATAAACTTGTTATAGTTAAAGATAGTGCGGGTATTTCGATACTAAAAAAGTCTAGTATTTTGATATTTGTTATTGTCGTAAAGCTATTTTTTGGTGCAGATATAGACTATATATATGCCGCAGCAATGCTTTGTGTGACGCTATTTTACGCTACGATAACATTTCATGTTACAAATATAGCTCAGACTAAAGAGCTTATCGAGGAGTATAGAAAAAATAAAGACGATATAAAAGAGCTTATAAAAAAGCGTAAAGAAGATTTAGTGCAAAAATACAATACGCTTAGCGATACTAGCAAATACGACTATCTGACACAAGCTTATAACCGTCCGTTTTTTCTAAAGCAGTTAAATGAGATGATAAATACAATGGATATGGGCGAGGAGGTTAGTGTTTATAATATCGACCTTAATCGCTTTAAATTTATCAACGATACCTATGGACATTACGCTGGCGATGAGGTTTTAATAAGACTTGTAAGCAACATAAAAGAAATTTTACCTAAAAATGGTATCGTGGGAAGATTTAGTGGTGATTTTATAGTTATTGCAACAAAGATAAAAGCCAAAGAAAATGACTATATCCAGTTTTGTAATAAAATTTTAAAACAGATCCGCACGCCAATTATGGTTGATGGGCGAAGAATTTACTTAAATGCAAGCATAGGTATCAGCAACACTCAAACAAGCCATATAAAAACCGACGATCTTTTGGCACACTCCCAAGAGGCATTAAGCTATGCAAAAGAGAGTATAAGCCTTAGTTATGTGGTTTATGACGAGAAGATAGGGTTGAAAAATTTGCAAAAACAGCATTTAGAAATTTTGCTTGAAAATGCCAATTTTGAAAATGAGTTTAAGCTGTACTACCAGCCACAATACGAGATAAACTATCGTCAATTAAAGGGCGCTGAGGTACTTTTGCGATGGATCTCGCCGATTAAAGGTTTTGTCTCGCCTGGGGTTTTTATCCCGATAGCAGAAGAGAGCCAAATGATCTCAAAGATAGGCTACTTTGTTGCTAAAAATGCAATGAAACGAACAGCTGAAATAAACAAAAAGTACGGACTTGATCTAAAAATAAGCATAAATGTATCTCCGCGCCAGCTTGAAGATATGAATTTTGTCCCTACTATGTTTGAATATATGAGCGAGTTTGATATAAAGCCAGAGCATATATGCTTTGAGATCACAGAGATGAGTCTTATGGAATCTGATGAGATAATGAAAGAGGCTCTTTTGCAGTTTAAAGAAAGAGGCATAGATGTTGCGCTTGATGACTTTGGAACTGGCTTTTCATCGCTAAGCTATATCAGCAAATACGCCATAGATAAGATAAAGATAGCAAAAGAGCTAGTTGATAATATCGTCTTAAACGAAGCTGAACGCGAGGTTGTAAGAGCTATTATAGTTATGGCAAAGAATTTAGGCATAAAAACGATAGCAGAAGGTGTTGAGACCGAGGCTCAGGTGCAAGTTTTACGCCAGCTTGGATGTGAAGAAATTCAAGGGTATTTTTGGGGTAAGCCGCTTAGCGAAGATGACTTTATAACGCTTATACGCGGCTATTCTAGACTTTTATAG
- a CDS encoding dUTP diphosphatase, with protein MNEKDIVLAMLNLQQSLNDETNGNGWENGYTKQGKIINWRRCIYMECAELIDSFAWKHWKSISAPTDEQNLRVEVVDIWHFVMSLALQIYKAKGLGDTNKLADEICSASGFSSFCKEPMKVADESIYEIMNDIEMLIHKCSGFENDIFDMLKIYFTMSLKCGVNLYSLYECYIAKNVLNRFRQHNGYKEGSYKKLWNGKEDNVVMSEILSRGLGSVDEIYAALEREYKAIK; from the coding sequence ATGAACGAAAAAGATATAGTTTTGGCGATGTTAAATTTACAGCAAAGTTTAAATGATGAAACTAACGGAAATGGCTGGGAAAATGGCTATACAAAACAAGGTAAGATTATCAACTGGCGCCGTTGCATATATATGGAGTGTGCTGAGCTTATAGATAGCTTTGCTTGGAAACACTGGAAGAGTATATCCGCACCAACAGATGAGCAAAATTTGCGTGTTGAAGTCGTTGATATATGGCACTTTGTGATGAGTTTAGCCCTGCAAATTTATAAAGCAAAGGGGCTTGGCGATACAAATAAACTAGCTGATGAGATTTGTTCTGCAAGCGGATTTTCAAGCTTTTGCAAAGAGCCCATGAAAGTGGCTGATGAGAGCATTTATGAGATTATGAATGATATTGAGATGCTTATACATAAGTGTAGCGGCTTTGAGAATGATATATTTGACATGCTTAAAATTTACTTCACTATGTCGCTAAAATGTGGGGTCAATCTCTACTCGCTTTATGAGTGCTATATAGCTAAAAATGTCCTAAACCGCTTTCGCCAGCACAATGGCTATAAAGAGGGCAGCTATAAAAAGTTGTGGAACGGCAAAGAGGATAATGTTGTTATGAGTGAAATTTTATCTCGTGGACTTGGTAGTGTGGATGAAATTTATGCCGCACTTGAGCGTGAATACAAAGCTATAAAATAA
- a CDS encoding Zn-dependent hydrolase, whose product MINRSRLQKEFETISKFGALPNGGLTRLAFSSEDIAARNYLLNLIKEAGLSVRIDNVGNIFARHDEGVADKNLPPVSVGSHIDSVPQGGFYDGTLGVMAGLEAIRAIKESSKKLARALELIVFVCEESSRFKMATMGSKIVAGKLSKNLIKELKDDDGVSAFEAMQNAGFMPENLENSLLKNGTYKTYLELHIEQGPVLERLDIPVGLVSGIAAPIRYELKILGRADHSGATPMNMRCDALVCASEIILAVNENAKIYKTAVATVGYAKAAPGVLNVIPGECILGLDIRDVNALDLAELDAKICKQIDEICIKHGCKFELKELTRDTPTRLDDGVINLMQDIAKKLEIKTHILPSGAGHDAMHLKGIADSVGMIFVPCENGISHNINENINFSDVFFATELLAQSMAELAKE is encoded by the coding sequence ATGATAAACAGAAGTCGGTTACAAAAAGAGTTTGAGACTATCTCAAAATTTGGTGCTTTGCCAAATGGTGGACTTACGCGCCTTGCTTTTAGCAGCGAGGATATAGCTGCTAGAAACTATCTACTAAACTTGATCAAAGAGGCTGGTCTTAGTGTTAGAATCGATAATGTTGGCAACATTTTTGCTAGACATGATGAAGGCGTTGCTGACAAAAATTTACCGCCAGTAAGTGTTGGCTCGCACATTGATAGTGTTCCTCAGGGCGGCTTTTATGATGGCACACTTGGTGTAATGGCTGGACTTGAGGCGATAAGAGCGATAAAGGAAAGCTCAAAAAAGCTTGCAAGAGCACTTGAGCTTATCGTCTTTGTTTGCGAGGAGTCAAGCCGTTTTAAGATGGCAACTATGGGCTCAAAAATAGTTGCTGGCAAACTTAGTAAAAACCTTATAAAAGAGCTAAAGGATGATGACGGAGTAAGTGCTTTTGAGGCAATGCAAAATGCTGGTTTTATGCCTGAAAATTTAGAAAATTCTTTACTTAAAAACGGAACTTATAAGACATATTTAGAACTACATATAGAGCAAGGCCCTGTTTTAGAGCGCTTAGACATACCAGTTGGGTTGGTAAGTGGCATAGCAGCGCCCATACGCTACGAGTTAAAAATTTTAGGCAGAGCTGATCATAGTGGCGCAACACCTATGAATATGCGATGTGACGCCCTTGTTTGTGCTAGCGAGATTATCCTTGCGGTTAATGAAAATGCAAAAATATATAAGACTGCTGTTGCGACAGTAGGTTATGCAAAAGCCGCGCCAGGTGTGCTAAATGTCATACCTGGAGAGTGTATTTTGGGGCTTGATATAAGAGATGTTAATGCTTTGGATTTAGCCGAACTAGACGCTAAAATTTGCAAACAGATAGATGAAATTTGTATCAAACATGGCTGTAAATTTGAGCTTAAAGAGCTTACTCGTGATACGCCTACTAGGCTTGATGATGGTGTTATAAATTTGATGCAAGATATAGCCAAAAAGCTTGAGATTAAAACGCATATTTTGCCAAGTGGCGCAGGGCATGACGCGATGCATTTAAAGGGGATCGCAGATAGTGTTGGCATGATATTTGTACCATGCGAAAATGGTATAAGTCATAACATAAATGAAAATATAAATTTTAGCGATGTATTTTTTGCGACAGAGCTTTTGGCGCAAAGTATGGCAGAGCTTGCAAAGGAGTAA
- a CDS encoding acyl-CoA thioesterase translates to MKDLSSFGEPRIKVVALPKDTNSAGNIFGGWIMSQIDLAGANAARELAPERVVTISMEQIIFKQPVFIGDVISCYAKILSVGTTSIKIQIEVTALRLNAEGFRECLHVTSAIATFVSVTKDGAKKPIDPEIKRLHGF, encoded by the coding sequence ATGAAAGATCTAAGTAGTTTTGGCGAACCTCGAATAAAAGTTGTGGCACTTCCAAAAGACACAAATAGCGCTGGTAACATCTTTGGTGGATGGATAATGAGTCAGATTGACCTTGCTGGTGCAAACGCTGCAAGAGAGTTAGCGCCTGAGCGCGTAGTAACGATCTCAATGGAGCAAATTATATTTAAGCAACCAGTTTTTATAGGAGATGTGATAAGTTGCTATGCAAAGATACTATCTGTGGGCACAACTTCGATAAAAATACAGATAGAAGTAACGGCTTTAAGGCTAAATGCTGAAGGTTTTCGCGAGTGTTTACATGTTACAAGCGCTATCGCAACTTTTGTGAGTGTAACAAAAGATGGAGCTAAAAAGCCTATCGACCCTGAGATAAAACGCCTACACGGCTTTTAA